The genomic segment TATTGTTGTTCCACTTAAATCTAGTCTCATCAAGGAGCGTGGCAGTGCAAACGAGGTAAATCTCAACATTTTCCTCGTCGAAAACCTAGAGGGAAAGAATAGCTTCAATGGAAGAGATGTAATGAATGATGTACTTGCAACAATTCCATCACATTGAAGCAACTTGCGCCCCTGATGATGCTCTAACTCCATATTCAGGCTGTCAAGATTTGAGCAACCACCTAAAACCAGCTCCTGGAGTGAATTCAATCTACTCATTTCTTCTGGAAGCTCCATAAGACTTGTacaatttcttaaatttaaGATCAACAATCTTTGTAAATCACCAATAGATTCGTGAATTTGAACCAAACGGATGCAGTCTTCAAGTATTAGCTTTTCAAGGCCTGGGAGACCCGATAAGTCTGGAGTTCTAATGAGATCATGAGAGTGACGGAGATCAAGaactttcaattttaaaagaaactgTGAAAATACACGAATTTAGTTgttatcaattgaaaatgagAGAGATAGCTATAGAGAGAGACTCGATACATACCAGTTTGCCTTTCCAAGCATCAACTAGACAACTTCTAGATAGATCAAGAACGATCAGCTTCTCCAAGCATACGTGATTTGGTATGGATCTCGAAGACAATCCATGCCAACACAACCATATCAAATTCTTGGGAAAGTGCTCAAAACTTCCATGAAAATTAGTGTAGTTTAGTTGGAGAAATTTTACATCTGTCATCTTTCTAAAAGCATCCGTGCTGAGGATAGGAAACAAACTTATTTGGCCAGTTTGTAATTTTCCCCCATCGGGAAAATCAGAAAGCAATTGTTGAAAGAAGTTAAGCCTGCGGCGCTTGCGGCAAAGCATTGAATCAATACAGACAACCTCTGCATTATTATCTTTCATTAATGCATGCATATCAAGGGTAAGGCCACGCAATTTTTCAACATCctgcattaaaaataataaaaatacacgaGAAAGGAATGAACATGTTAGGGCACCACACAAACCATTTAAGtagacatataaaaaaattgagctaCTCTTACAGTAGTTCCTTTCAAAACTGTAAAAGCATCCTCGTGACGCCATATTCTTTGACATTTGGTTGATTCTTGACGAGCAATTTCCCTCCCCATATCTCTTACTAGTTGATGCATCCACAACCTTTGATCATTGTTGATTTCAACAAGACATCTATCGATGAGATTGTCAATCCCAAATCTTGCACCTTTATCGAGCCCATCCAGTATTCTAACTGCATCATCCACATCCATTCCATTGAAGAAACATGCGATATCAAGGAATAAGTTCTTCGGATAATCACCATCAAGAAAATCGTAACTTATTCGAAGAACCTTTTGAACTTCAAAATTAGGAATCACTTCCATTTGTTGTAATGCGCTTTCCCATATCTCTCTTCCTTTTCCGGACAATGAAGAGCCAATAACTCGAAGAGCTAATGGAAGTCCATTACAATGATGTACTATTCTCCAAGAATCTTCTACAAAACCATCTACAGGGTTAGCTTGTTCAAAGGCATTCCAACTAAAAAGCTCAAGTGATTTTTCATCATCTAGCGGTTCAACTTTGCACCGGACCCCCTCAATATCATTAGCTGAAAACAGACCCTTATTTCTGGTTGTTACAATGATTTTACTTCCTTTACAAAGCCAATtttgcatgccaatgattttattgaattggTCCTTTTTATCCACATCATCTAGAACAATAAGAGTTCTTCTGCAACATATTGCATCCTTAATTTTCAGAATtccttcatcttcatcatttaTCTCAATAGTCTTGTTTAGGATGTCAAAAAGAAGTTGTCTCTGTAGGCAAACTATATCCTTTGAcctaaaatttgatagaaagcTCTTTCCTTCAAATTGATAATAGTTCTGGTTAAAAACACTCTTAGCTATGACTGTCTTTCCAACTCCACCAATTCCATAGAGTAAAGCCATGGCAGCACCATGGGATCCATCTTGCAACCATGAGTTGATATATTGTACCAGAGGATCTCTTCCAATGAAATGAAGgggaacataaaatatttttggatccaAATTCTTTGAGACATTCTCCATAATAGATTGGACAAACTGTGCCTCGTACCTACACCAAAAAGTAAAATACAACGTAGGATAATTAGTAGCGTCTCTATAAAGGATAGAAATAAACAACATTTAGCTAAGAAATTAAAGCAGGTTGCGTGTCAATGATTTGATAgttaatgattgaaaaaaaaaaaaacaacgaagaaatcttaagtattttattttatttttcttatcagtACACTTAACTGAAAGAAATTAAGAGTTCACAACCAGCATTCTAGTCTTATGCTATGTGTAGTTTCATCAAGAGATACAACTTACCCATCTCCTAAAACCATTCCAGCTAAATCTGCAACTTCTTTCAAAGCAATCCTCCACCCAGTCACCCGCTCCTTCTCCTCGTTGAAGCTCTTTTCATGTTCCACAAATGCTGCAGCGAAGCTCCCTGTTTGACGTCCGACTTGGGATGGATCCACATCATAGAATACTGGCAAAACTATGCAATCATCATTCCTCTTTCGTTCCATGATCATTACAAGTTCATCGAGGCACCATCTCGACGAAGCATAGTCTTTGGAGAACACGATTATCGATATTTTTGATTGTTGTATTGCCTTCTGGAGCTCGAAATCTATATTCTCTCCTCTCCGtatttcatcatcatctctAAATGTGTGAATCCCTGCTTGAATTAGGGCCTTGTAGAGGTGATCGATAAAGTTCTTGCGCGTGTCTGCACCTCTAAAACTCAAGAACACTTgatatttacaattaaaaaaccgAGAAGAGTAGGATTCTTGATATTTCCCAGCAGCCATTCCGTTTCTAGCAAAGATAAGACTTTTCAAAGatctgaacaaaaaaaaaaacaagagttgCAGGATTGATGTCGATAGTTCAAGATCGACACAGCACACCAATAAGCTAAAGTATTCATGTATTATTATcttactttttctttaaaataatgttcAAGTTAATTGCCAGCAATCAACTCCTCCATGCcctttcagaaaaatatttgtatacaTGATAAATCTCTACGCTGAACCAACAAAATCGGTTGATGAGATAATCAATAATTAGTTTCTAACAGTGAATTGATTCTCAGTAACAGCAGAGTTGCATTCCACAATATAACATAATGCTAAAAGAGATaagggagagaaagagagtacCTGCAATCTTCACTTTCCCTTCGCTGATGTTCTCTAATCAGTTCACTAACTTTCAGTTCACTAACTTgatatttacaattaaaaaaccgAGAAGAGTAGGATTCTTGATATTTCCCAGCAGCCATTCCGATTCTAGCAAAGATAAGACTTTTCAAAGatctgaacaaaaaaaaaaggagttgcaGAATTAATGTCGATAGTTCAAGATTGACAGCAAACCAATAAGCTGAAGTattcatatattattatcttactttatctttaaaacaattttcaagTAATTTCCCAGCAATCAACTCCTCCATGcccttttagaaaaatatttgttgaaCCAACAAAATCTCTATGCTGAACCAACAAAATCGGTTGATGAGTTACATTCCACAATATAACATAATACTAAAAGAGATaagggagagaaagagagtacCTGCAATCTTCACTTTCCCTTCGCTGATGTACTCTTATCAGTTCATCAATTTTCTGCTTTTAAATCAACCTTAAAAGTCTCTGTGGTATGGGCTATTTCCGCGTtaggacctttttttttttctttaatttgctcAGAATTGAGAGAGAAAGGGTGGATTGTAAATTTAAGACAAGTCATCCCCACAAGTCCACTCTCTCTCtatggtatggaatgtttccgCGTGAGgacttttttggttttattttgatCAAGACTTGGATGTTGAATATAATCACTAATTTTGGTGCCGGGAGTTGACGGCTATTGACGTCGTGAAGTAAgaaaaaagttagaaaataaattccaCAAGTTGATGGCTATTGACATCCTGAAGTAAGAATCAAGtttgaaaaatctaattaagagGAGAAGTTGACGGCTATTAACATCATttctgtttctctctcttttctcaaaTCTTTTGCTTCGTGGTTGGTATTACTGTATTCCTTTAACAATTTTTGTGGgaagtaaattattatttaggcGCAGTTTGTTTATTAGTaagtagttttaaaaaaaaaaatttagaaaagtattttttgatagttggtagtgtaatgaaaaataagttagaaaatattttccagtatttggttgTGTCATGGAAAATtagctagaaaataacttattaaagttttattttttcaagtttattaaaataataaggaacaaatcttacaataaaataaaaaatttatatcattaatttatgaCATAAATAGCAAAGAAATATGTTATATCAAAATTTCtgatcaaatagaaaaaataaataaataaatgaataaaatttcttttaaaattttgctCTGAATGTACTCAACGAGCTCACATCATAAGTGATTGTCTATCTTTTAAGTGTTTATTCTTAGTCAGCATCTAACAATTCATGATCGTTAGAAGCGTTGTTAAAAGAACTAGTAGTGATTATGTTTATATGACACGTGATTGACTTTCCCCTTGACATctgcataaattaaaaaaattaagatgttataaaccttttctattttttcaaaaataaattagcaaCATCTcctatatataagaaaaaataatttaaattagattgctataaattaattgattttattcaatttgtttcctTGAGTGAAGAGTTCACTCAACTTGTGTTTGATCTAgttttaagattgtttttataaaaaaattatttctattaatGCATATATTTAATGGGCAACCTTTATTATGTTTCAAATTGTATGTTAATTAGCCAATTGCAGATAAATGCGTTGAATTATGTTCAATTAtgtccttgaattttttaatttaattgaaaaacaaaattaaaaaaaaaaactaaaattcaacaaattttctcgaaaaaaaatccaaaacaacaaaattcatacaattaagaacattaaaaaaaaaaaattcttaataagTTAAGGATTCCTCCTATCACTGAAAAGTTCTCTGCGGTGTTTCTGACAAAGCAGGGTCACGATGGGGATGCGTTTGAAGAGGGATGATAATGAGAAATACTCCTGTTGAGATTGTAGCTcacaattttaaattattcagcctgactaattttaaattattcatgGAAGCTGCCGAATTAGAGTCATATTATCATGCATTGAAGGGTAGTCTGGTGGGTGTGGTgatgtgttttggattctttgcTAGTGGCGAATAATTAAAGTATTTGGCTATCGAGTTGGAATATGATGTCTTATTGTGTATGCATAACAATCTATGTGATCCGTACTCTATTattggttaaatatttttattatatatatatatatatatataagttttttcaatgtatttttataattcaaaatatataacaaaacaaaaagtttaagcacacatgtaatcaaataaactaaCAATTATAtgtactaataaaataaaaatcattagtgacatctcaaaaacaaaacttgaaaaaccaAGATACagatatagatcaagatatttaatcttgaaaaatagaatattaaattgattaaataaaataaaaaaaaataaaggaatagCATGTAAGGCTacacatttaaaatatcatctaaaaataaatatttttattttaaaaaaattatctatataaaagataaaaaaaccatatatgaataagaaaaacCTCTCCGAAAATTAAacgtacaataaaaaaaattaatattatttaaaaaagattctttgaacaaattagaaaagatgaggttttgttcattttgttcatttttgattttttaactgGCTCTTGGGCCTGATGTGATACCATATCCAAGAGCCTTAGGTCTAACATTCACGTGACACCATATCCAAGAGCCTTAGGTCTAACATCCACGTCAGACCCAAGACTCATGAGTCTAGTAGCCATGCCAAATCcaagcattatatatatatatatacaacttttttcaatgcatttttataattcaaaaaatataacaaatcaaaaaatttaagtacacatgtaatcaaataaactaaCAATTATAtgtactaataaataaataataaaaaaatcattaataacacttaaaaataaaacttgaaaaattaagatacagatatagatcaagatatttaatcttgaaaaataaaatattaaattgattgaataaaataaaaagaaataaaggaatAACATGTAAGGCTATACATGtttaaactattatttaaaaataaatatttttattttaaaaatagtttatttatataaaagataaaaacaaaaccatataTGAACCAGAGAAATCCCtccaaaaattaaacaaataaaaaaaattaatattattttaaaaaaactctctagacaaattttaaaaaaaaaattttgtttattttttttttattttttaactggcTCTTGAGCCTAACATGACGCTATATTCAAGAGCCTCGAGTATAACACCTGTCGCACACCACCCACGCAATGATTTtagcaattttttgttttttgcttgatTTGAAATCTTGAAAATCGTTACCTAATATGAAAACCTGAATTTCCTAGTCTTTGTCAGAGATTAGaagataaaaaactaattatgactaagaaaaatattaacactCTTAATATACCCTACTAAGCTGCTTCGgtttgatgtgatttaaaaacttgaaatattaatcaaattctaaagttttaataaaacaattattaaatcctaaaatatatgtaaaaacatattcttttatttttataaaaaatataacataattttatttattattgagatATTTCaccatattcaaattaaacacttaattctttatttttttttatttttataattcaataacataaaaaaaaacacaaacacacactcaatctctttttattatgattttctcaTTCATCACTTTTACATATTACAAAATATCACAAaagttcaaaataaatcaaataaaagtaATCTAAAAACACCTATCAACGTCTGATAATTACAAAAGAAAGCCTAACGGTGCTGGAAGGTTTCTGGGCATGGAACAGTGGCTCTccaccgccactggcggcgcgtgaaccAATCCAGAGAGCGGGGAGAGATCTCACCTTCCTGTTGGCTGTGGACAACGCCGTTACCtgcaaaataccaaaaaaaagcaacaagcAAGTCGGTTTTAGTTTTGTTATCAAATCAGCTTCTCCTCGTTCCCCTTTTCAGATCTGCTGCTCTTTCTCTTCCTTCAAATCTGCCAAATCTGGAGCCGGGCGTTGCACGCGCCGCCAACAGGCCAGGCGTGTGGATGGCTGGATCGGCAACTTCCCTCATCCTCCTTCATTTCTACACCGGCAGTGTCGTCCACCGCTGCCATGGTTGGGAGACCGGCACCCATGAAGTCTCGGTTTTCTGCCCCTTCTACTGTCCTTCGGCCTCCCTTCTCATCTCCTCATCGTCCCTGTAATGAGCTGCTGGACAAGGGATGCTGCTGTTGGCCGGTTGATGGTGGTTGCCGATGGCGATGCTGAGGCGGAGATATCGTGGTTGACAATGAGGGCGGCGCTGCTGCCGCTGATGGTGAAGACCGGTTGAGAGAGAGGGAAAGTCGTTTTGGTTCTCTCTGCCAAGAAGGAAAATGGAAGGGGGACACCTGCTTTTGGTAAATGGAGGGTTCGGTTCAGAGAGGGAGGGGCTGAAGCAAGCAGGGACGGCTGAAGAGGAAAGGCCAAATGGCCCAGGGGAGAAGCTCTCTGGTGTGCCTTTTGCAAGGCAAAAGGGGAAGAACGGCgcttctgggtttttttttcaaggtcaGGGAGGGGCGGCTGTAGAGAAGATAGATTTTAGGttttccccccccccccccaccctaAATTTTCTCTCCTGTCTTTTACTGCAGCATggtatttatatgaaaaattttctcttaatttttttttttataaattttaatttttttgatttttgtatttttcaaagcaagcaatatcaacgtcgattcaataaaaaaaatcagtgattataaaattaacgtgttaaaatttaaacacgttcaaaatacatttgaaaattaaaattcttctgagatgatattgaaaatactaaaaataatacaaatatatcaaaaatgcaattttgagggtttgtgttgtttttttactatttttgatttttttgaaattttatcaaaagcttgggttaaaatttggGTAGCAACAACACCCACGCCAGACCCAAGGCTCATGAGTCTAATAGCCATGTCAAATCCAAGCACCTGGTTTTGGCAGTATTGTCAGACCCATagttaaataaactaaaatgttgagcgatgcaattgaaaaaataattgaattaaaagaatgatataaaatattgaaggatgcgattgaaaagataatttaattaaatgaataattaaaaaataataattaaaaaaataagaatcaaatgaaaagtgaaaaaaaatagattaaattaaaaaaaaaatttaattttatatataatttaaaataaaataaatgataacaaaaaGAATATAGACTAACTGAATAGCAATTTTGAAAATGAGTAGGGGTGAGCTCTAAAATCGAGGAGGAAATtaagaggaaagaaagaagaagaaacaacaaCCACCAATGCAAAACCCAATTATTTTACACGCTGCTCAGAAATGGAGGCGAAGCTGCAAAGATTAAAATGCCACTGTGAAAGCCGGAGTTTTGTTGCTAGATGGCGTCGTATGCATCGTTCTAAGAGTGCAGAAAAACCTAGGGCGCAACcgattttttaagattaattattattttatttatgcaaaaatattaaatggccTTGGAATGAAGCTCCAtggttacaaaaagaaaagaaaaggaaaaacaaagataaaacacTCCTTAACCCAAGGCAAagataattatgatttaaaggTATTCTGAGTTATTTTactgtaaaattaaaatgaaaaagtcAAAAGTTTTGTTAATCATTTTACtgtgtaaataataaaatgattgttATAACCTTGTTCCGTTGGCAAATTATGTTGTGTTAATAGTAGGAAAATCATCGCTTCACAGTTATAATTACTCTATGTGACAATAATAAATCTACAGTAAAAGTTAGATAAAACACTCATTTTATTgtgcataaaattaattaatttggtcaaaatatattttgagataATCTTTAGCCCTTGTTTAATTTCCTGTTCCATTTTTCTCATACATATTATCGCACGTGTGCAGCGTCGCAGATGTCGTCCTCCTCACTCAATTGTGtgtatctatctggcaaatatggagagacaaggagttcttgtCTTTTTATCAGTGGAAGAAATAGAATGAGAGACGTCacttagtattttggtcactagaaaccctaactggtctcagagatcgcgtacggagactggttgcgtaaaggaaatgtattagcaccccaaatacgtcctacctaaggtaaactgcattgttttatttgtctgatcaaaatctaaggtttggtcgtgttttttaattgttggtcATATCTGTCTAAGATTGAAGAAAAGCCTTTCTTAATAAAGAAGTTCTTATCTTAatggggtaaaacctaaccgttctagcgtcaaataaaaaaaactacctttttaatatcaggagtacgttttatgtataaaattgtAATCCTGGATATtaacagaaaacaaaataatttttttgaatttttaaaatattggccaaattctcgtgactttaataaactggttattaaagccaaaatgcatgataaaatattttttttgaagttttctttgttgtatgaaaatagaatatgagttttttagctttgagagatttagccgtatgcatgaaaacaaaaacatgttttttttatgttttgacgaaaaccaggtattttaataccgaatgtgtatttttatgatgtaaaaatacaaaccaatattaaacaaaatttagtAGAAAAATACGTGAAAGAATCACggatttctaaaaatatattttttttgaaattttttttggagCGAGCCAAACCCAGCCTGCTTATTTTGGGCTGGGCCAGACTTGTCTGGCCCAATGAGCAGTGGAGCACTCTCCATTGTTCACATGCTACGTCAatagtggagagtgaattaatctactctccactgttcacgtagAACAATGGAGATGGTGcagcgaagaagaagaagaagaaggaagagggGCGGACCTGCGATGGCTTCGAGGTTGTGCTGCTGGCGGTTGCTGACCGGAGAACGGCTCGGACGGTGGTtgacctttcttcttcttctctgtgtttttttctccTGCTCTGTTCTCCTCTATTtctgttttttcaatgtttcttcttctatttctcaCGGTGCAGGTCTGATATCAATGACGGGGAGAATGGTGGCAGCTGGCGGTGGCTCTGGGGTGGCGTTGGTGGCGACTATGCGGACAGCAGCTGGTGgttctttctcctttctctcCTTCTTTGTTTTCACTTCCAAGACTTGGTAATGGCGTTGGTGGTGCTGTTGTTCTTCTTCTTATCCATGTGTGTTGCCTCTGTCAACAACGTCCTCTTCTCTCTGTCGTGGCTGTGCTGCTGACAACTCACGGTGCTGGTGGCAATAGGGGAACTGGGGAAGCTTCTTGGCCGGTGGTTCTCCTTCCCTTCTCAGCGTTGTCCTCTGTTTCTGGCCTTCTCTGTTCCTCTTATCTGTCTTCAAAATCTTCTTCCCCACCCCcggtttgttttccttctctatTCAGTTCCGTTTCTTCCCTCTCTGTCACtgcctttctctctttctccaaAATTTTGCCCTCTCtggtttcctttttttcttttcttgtcctCCTCCTTTTTATGTCGCTCGCTCCCCTGTATTTATAGGTAGTCGAGGAGAGGTTCACCATACCCTATACAAGCACAGGGCATGGTGGCTGGGGCATGGGTCTTCTACTTTTCGTCATGGTGGGGGCATGGGTCTCCTGTTTCTCCATTAATGAGGGTATGGGTTGTGTAAGTAGTTAGGCAAGTGGGGAGGTAGAGAAGGAGAGAGTGAGCGGgaaaaagatttcaaaaatcCTCTTCTCCCCTATCTCTGCAATTGCAGGGGAGAAGAAGTTAAACGGCAccgtgtagtttttttttttaaaaaaggaaaacgaATTTAGAATTTGGAAGTGAcacaaaaatgggttatgacacaGATCATCTTAATTAGAACCCTGCATGCATGTTTGACAAACTTGAAAAACCGTTATGGAAGCACTTTCTCATACTTTCTTTCTCTTGACCTTATCACATCAGGCAATATAATCTTCAAACCTTACCTTTACCTCATTTCTGTCACATATATGTAATCTCTTTCTTCTATTTCTTCTAGGCTTAGGCTCCTTtttctaccaaaaaaataaaaaataaaatgtctagCTATCCCACCATAGCCATTCAATGTTTACTAGCTTCTCTTGGGTTGACGAGAACTCATCCCAACTTCAAGCTGAGTTGCTTGTTACATCTACGTGTAGACATCTCCTTAATGGAGTACGTACTAGTTTAAACTTCAAGCTTCTATCTTGTATTTCTTACCTGCTCTATGTGTATGTCTGTCACCCCCGCGATGTCTTACCTGCTCCTGGACTTGCAGGATGTTCAGTGGACCGTGAGAAATAGTCATGGTGCGCCCAAGCTAGTCCAAACACcccacataaataataataataaaaaaaaaggtacataAACATACTTAGGTCACCCTCGTAAAGTCTGGCTCATTAATTAAACAGAACCAAAGAGTCATAGATTGCGGCAACCCATCAGAAGGGCTGATCTGATGCTTTCGTCAACAAACTAGAATAATACTAAGTGAATCATTCCTTTCTCCTTGTAAACTATATCATTCCTACAATTCATACTAAGGGTTactacctctctctctctctctctctctatacctctcaaatttataatttatagctTATTTAGTATCATAATAACAATAGAAATAGGtagtgatatttattttttatttaaaaatatattaaaataatattttttttatattttaaaatttatttt from the Populus nigra chromosome 9, ddPopNigr1.1, whole genome shotgun sequence genome contains:
- the LOC133703890 gene encoding disease resistance protein RPV1-like isoform X4, which produces MAAGKYQESYSSRFFNCKYQVFLSFRGADTRKNFIDHLYKALIQAGIHTFRDDDEIRRGENIDFELQKAIQQSKISIIVFSKDYASSRWCLDELVMIMERKRNDDCIVLPVFYDVDPSQVGRQTGSFAAAFVEHEKSFNEEKERVTGWRIALKEVADLAGMVLGDGYEAQFVQSIMENVSKNLDPKIFYVPLHFIGRDPLVQYINSWLQDGSHGAAMALLYGIGGVGKTVIAKSVFNQNYYQFEGKSFLSNFRSKDIVCLQRQLLFDILNKTIEINDEDEGILKIKDAICCRRTLIVLDDVDKKDQFNKIIGMQNWLCKGSKIIVTTRNKGLFSANDIEGVRCKVEPLDDEKSLELFSWNAFEQANPVDGFVEDSWRIVHHCNGLPLALRVIGSSLSGKGREIWESALQQMEVIPNFEVQKVLRISYDFLDGDYPKNLFLDIACFFNGMDVDDAVRILDGLDKGARFGIDNLIDRCLVEINNDQRLWMHQLVRDMGREIARQESTKCQRIWRHEDAFTVLKGTTDVEKLRGLTLDMHALMKDNNAEVVCIDSMLCRKRRRLNFFQQLLSDFPDGGKLQTGQISLFPILSTDAFRKMTDVKFLQLNYTNFHGSFEHFPKNLIWLCWHGLSSRSIPNHVCLEKLIVLDLSRSCLVDAWKGKLFLLKLKVLDLRHSHDLIRTPDLSGLPGLEKLILEDCIRLVQIHESIGDLQRLLILNLRNCTSLMELPEEMSRLNSLQELVLGGCSNLDSLNMELEHHQGRKLLQCDGIVASTSFITSLPLKLFFPSRFSTRKMLRFTSFALPRSLMRLDLSGTTIRSLPESIKDLGLLDFLYLRNCKMLLAVPELPSHLRLLDVSFCYSLQRLANLTVWTKSDGCEQFVEFQDWMKQELIQKFDPDMFRIMETVSAQIQPSRFKIIFMDGIFNFVICVLDEDEMLRWFHEEKEEDKWLIQNEFTDNFSFKISSLGTHRICGFNLFTRFSVTPEYRFYDPFHIEIRNNTSSRSMHCQAYLLPIRYKRGVREFQSLMHGKLGVGDPTFDDGDDVSISVLPHDPDIQVKAIGVQWLHEEEGEDDDDIQSKDEVINAHNSSDDDDDDAAHVAKVEIASRIFRNYYCAFHGKYGKYSAGNFAWWFFAKKGLELVLL
- the LOC133703890 gene encoding disease resistance protein RPV1-like isoform X1 — encoded protein: MAAGKYQESYSSRFFNCKYQVSELKVSELIREHQRRESEDCRSLKSLIFARNGMAAGKYQESYSSRFFNCKYQVFLSFRGADTRKNFIDHLYKALIQAGIHTFRDDDEIRRGENIDFELQKAIQQSKISIIVFSKDYASSRWCLDELVMIMERKRNDDCIVLPVFYDVDPSQVGRQTGSFAAAFVEHEKSFNEEKERVTGWRIALKEVADLAGMVLGDGYEAQFVQSIMENVSKNLDPKIFYVPLHFIGRDPLVQYINSWLQDGSHGAAMALLYGIGGVGKTVIAKSVFNQNYYQFEGKSFLSNFRSKDIVCLQRQLLFDILNKTIEINDEDEGILKIKDAICCRRTLIVLDDVDKKDQFNKIIGMQNWLCKGSKIIVTTRNKGLFSANDIEGVRCKVEPLDDEKSLELFSWNAFEQANPVDGFVEDSWRIVHHCNGLPLALRVIGSSLSGKGREIWESALQQMEVIPNFEVQKVLRISYDFLDGDYPKNLFLDIACFFNGMDVDDAVRILDGLDKGARFGIDNLIDRCLVEINNDQRLWMHQLVRDMGREIARQESTKCQRIWRHEDAFTVLKGTTDVEKLRGLTLDMHALMKDNNAEVVCIDSMLCRKRRRLNFFQQLLSDFPDGGKLQTGQISLFPILSTDAFRKMTDVKFLQLNYTNFHGSFEHFPKNLIWLCWHGLSSRSIPNHVCLEKLIVLDLSRSCLVDAWKGKLFLLKLKVLDLRHSHDLIRTPDLSGLPGLEKLILEDCIRLVQIHESIGDLQRLLILNLRNCTSLMELPEEMSRLNSLQELVLGGCSNLDSLNMELEHHQGRKLLQCDGIVASTSFITSLPLKLFFPSRFSTRKMLRFTSFALPRSLMRLDLSGTTIRSLPESIKDLGLLDFLYLRNCKMLLAVPELPSHLRLLDVSFCYSLQRLANLTVWTKSDGCEQFVEFQDWMKQELIQKFDPDMFRIMETVSAQIQPSRFKIIFMDGIFNFVICVLDEDEMLRWFHEEKEEDKWLIQNEFTDNFSFKISSLGTHRICGFNLFTRFSVTPEYRFYDPFHIEIRNNTSSRSMHCQAYLLPIRYKRGVREFQSLMHGKLGVGDPTFDDGDDVSISVLPHDPDIQVKAIGVQWLHEEEGEDDDDIQSKDEVINAHNSSDDDDDDAAHVAKVEIASRIFRNYYCAFHGKYGKYSAGNFAWWFFAKKGLELVLL
- the LOC133703890 gene encoding disease resistance protein RPV1-like isoform X2 translates to MAAGKYQESYSSRFFNCKYQVSELKVSELIREHQRRESEDCRNGMAAGKYQESYSSRFFNCKYQVFLSFRGADTRKNFIDHLYKALIQAGIHTFRDDDEIRRGENIDFELQKAIQQSKISIIVFSKDYASSRWCLDELVMIMERKRNDDCIVLPVFYDVDPSQVGRQTGSFAAAFVEHEKSFNEEKERVTGWRIALKEVADLAGMVLGDGYEAQFVQSIMENVSKNLDPKIFYVPLHFIGRDPLVQYINSWLQDGSHGAAMALLYGIGGVGKTVIAKSVFNQNYYQFEGKSFLSNFRSKDIVCLQRQLLFDILNKTIEINDEDEGILKIKDAICCRRTLIVLDDVDKKDQFNKIIGMQNWLCKGSKIIVTTRNKGLFSANDIEGVRCKVEPLDDEKSLELFSWNAFEQANPVDGFVEDSWRIVHHCNGLPLALRVIGSSLSGKGREIWESALQQMEVIPNFEVQKVLRISYDFLDGDYPKNLFLDIACFFNGMDVDDAVRILDGLDKGARFGIDNLIDRCLVEINNDQRLWMHQLVRDMGREIARQESTKCQRIWRHEDAFTVLKGTTDVEKLRGLTLDMHALMKDNNAEVVCIDSMLCRKRRRLNFFQQLLSDFPDGGKLQTGQISLFPILSTDAFRKMTDVKFLQLNYTNFHGSFEHFPKNLIWLCWHGLSSRSIPNHVCLEKLIVLDLSRSCLVDAWKGKLFLLKLKVLDLRHSHDLIRTPDLSGLPGLEKLILEDCIRLVQIHESIGDLQRLLILNLRNCTSLMELPEEMSRLNSLQELVLGGCSNLDSLNMELEHHQGRKLLQCDGIVASTSFITSLPLKLFFPSRFSTRKMLRFTSFALPRSLMRLDLSGTTIRSLPESIKDLGLLDFLYLRNCKMLLAVPELPSHLRLLDVSFCYSLQRLANLTVWTKSDGCEQFVEFQDWMKQELIQKFDPDMFRIMETVSAQIQPSRFKIIFMDGIFNFVICVLDEDEMLRWFHEEKEEDKWLIQNEFTDNFSFKISSLGTHRICGFNLFTRFSVTPEYRFYDPFHIEIRNNTSSRSMHCQAYLLPIRYKRGVREFQSLMHGKLGVGDPTFDDGDDVSISVLPHDPDIQVKAIGVQWLHEEEGEDDDDIQSKDEVINAHNSSDDDDDDAAHVAKVEIASRIFRNYYCAFHGKYGKYSAGNFAWWFFAKKGLELVLL